The Methanoregula boonei 6A8 genome has a window encoding:
- a CDS encoding archaellin/type IV pilin N-terminal domain-containing protein, which translates to MNEKVRYWDDEGFTGLEAAIVLIAFVVVAAAFSYVVLGAGFFTTQKAQQTVHTSVEQSSSTLEIVGNVYGTNSGATGASGDTINFVNFSMALAPGGTPIDFSKVVLIYSNETQVVTLINSTSLIPPTEPATTGGVKNTWSVNSVQNSPSSTASLLLQPNEQFGISCYVPGIPANDQFTIEVRPSIGAAFSITRTAPAAVDAVNILY; encoded by the coding sequence ATGAATGAAAAAGTACGTTATTGGGATGATGAAGGATTCACCGGCCTTGAGGCAGCGATTGTGCTGATTGCATTCGTTGTTGTTGCAGCAGCATTTTCATATGTAGTACTCGGCGCCGGGTTCTTCACGACGCAGAAGGCACAGCAGACTGTCCACACCAGTGTTGAACAGTCCAGTTCGACTCTGGAGATTGTAGGCAATGTGTATGGTACAAATTCCGGTGCAACCGGAGCTTCAGGAGATACGATTAATTTTGTCAACTTTAGCATGGCCTTAGCTCCCGGCGGAACTCCCATTGACTTTTCAAAAGTGGTTCTGATTTACAGTAATGAAACCCAAGTCGTTACCCTGATAAACTCAACAAGTCTGATTCCACCTACAGAACCAGCGACTACTGGTGGTGTTAAAAACACCTGGTCAGTTAATAGTGTTCAAAATAGCCCGTCGAGTACCGCATCCTTGTTGCTCCAGCCAAACGAGCAGTTCGGCATTAGCTGCTATGTCCCTGGCATTCCCGCAAACGATCAGTTTACCATTGAGGTCAGGCCATCAATTGGAGCTGCCTTTAGTATAACACGGACCGCTCCCGCCGCTGTAGATGCGGTGAACATCCTCTATTAA
- a CDS encoding type IV pilin, whose protein sequence is MIYLATCRRKEEAISEVVSTILLVAITVILAAVIVAFVMGMASGMQKGKIATSTISRVNSSYVTVTFVGGQNAGSVVGINWTVNGAAPATWIGGSGVTAGMQNLPASGGILSIGANAYLAAPDPGKDRVMGVAVFSDGSQQVILDKTL, encoded by the coding sequence GTGATATATTTGGCAACGTGCAGAAGAAAGGAGGAGGCAATCTCGGAAGTGGTGAGTACAATCCTGCTTGTCGCAATCACTGTAATCCTTGCCGCGGTCATCGTTGCATTCGTAATGGGCATGGCCAGCGGTATGCAGAAGGGCAAGATCGCCACCTCAACCATCAGCCGGGTGAACTCCTCGTACGTGACCGTCACATTTGTGGGAGGACAGAATGCCGGATCGGTCGTAGGCATCAACTGGACCGTAAACGGTGCCGCGCCGGCGACCTGGATCGGCGGATCGGGCGTGACCGCCGGCATGCAGAACCTCCCGGCAAGCGGTGGTATCCTGTCCATCGGGGCAAACGCGTACCTTGCTGCACCCGACCCCGGGAAGGACCGGGTAATGGGTGTTGCGGTCTTCTCGGACGGGTCCCAGCAGGTTATCCTCGATAAAACCCTCTGA
- a CDS encoding NAD(+)/NADH kinase: protein MKCFLVSRIDMPGALDCASRMKTALERAGHTVVLDPDTASMLGGSGHSINKVSADMAVVIGGDGTILRTVQQLHEQIPIIGINHGEVGFLADLEPEEAGAFVRSLAPGFDVEERMRLSLWNEEDHLGDALNEGLIVTTRPAKMLRFSILVDGRLTEQFRSDGILVSTPTGSTAYAMSAGGPIVDPRIEGFLLVPLAPYLLSSRPHLISSSRRLEIRLESSKPAKLVIDGQNTVELGSAVSLVIQKAASPARFIDVHRNFFEKVDRKLRKL, encoded by the coding sequence ATGAAATGCTTTCTTGTTTCCCGTATTGACATGCCCGGAGCCCTTGACTGCGCCAGCCGGATGAAAACGGCGCTGGAACGTGCAGGACATACTGTGGTTCTTGACCCGGATACGGCATCAATGCTGGGAGGTTCCGGGCATTCCATAAACAAGGTTTCCGCAGATATGGCCGTCGTGATTGGGGGAGACGGCACGATCCTGCGCACCGTGCAGCAGCTGCACGAACAGATCCCCATCATCGGGATCAACCATGGCGAGGTGGGGTTCCTTGCAGACCTCGAGCCCGAAGAGGCGGGAGCGTTCGTGCGATCCCTTGCGCCGGGCTTTGACGTTGAGGAGCGCATGCGGCTCTCCCTGTGGAACGAAGAGGATCACCTGGGCGATGCCCTGAATGAGGGGCTTATTGTCACCACCCGGCCGGCAAAGATGCTCCGGTTCTCGATTCTTGTTGACGGAAGACTCACCGAGCAGTTCCGCTCAGACGGGATTCTGGTGAGTACACCCACCGGATCGACCGCATATGCGATGAGCGCCGGGGGGCCGATCGTGGACCCCCGGATCGAGGGATTCCTCCTTGTCCCGCTCGCCCCGTACCTGCTCTCGTCCCGTCCCCACCTTATTTCCAGCAGCCGCAGGCTGGAGATCCGGCTGGAGAGTTCAAAACCGGCAAAACTGGTTATTGACGGCCAGAATACCGTGGAACTGGGGAGCGCGGTCTCCCTTGTAATACAGAAGGCAGCCAGCCCGGCACGGTTTATCGATGTGCACCGGAATTTCTTTGAGAAGGTGGACCGCAAACTCCGGAAACTCTAG
- a CDS encoding sensor histidine kinase translates to MFSVMDPRKPRSLPSVVRSRNSGTGTVTVPPCETGNGVVHPSSTPLHTSGDASAPRPVRVLYVDDEPALLELARLFLENTGEFSVGTVLSVPDAVNALERYEYDAIVSDYLMPDSDGITFLKNLRYQGNAIPFIIFTGRGQENVVIEALNAGADFYIQKGEDPRVQFADLGNKIRQAVRRSTAERALKESEERFRAVVEDQTELISRFRPDGTFVFVNDAFCRYFGVSREEVLNRRFEIQIPREDAARVASHLRSLSERCPVATIEHRIVMPDGCLRWQQRNDRALFDEAGNLTGYQSVGRDISDLKLAEESIRTSLVEKNMLLREIHHRVKNNMQVVIGLLQFQLSAVSSPEIARIVLDTETRIRSMVLIHERLYNSDDLINIPLEAYIRDLIDSLIYTYRSKTTLTVKYNIENIQIDQPMLIHLGLLITEVVSNSLKHAFPNRETGTIQLSFRRRDDNSLILSIHDDGVGIPDACIREKPATMGLQLIYLLGRDQLNGNILIEGSNGTTFTFTFNPSLTEEI, encoded by the coding sequence ATGTTCAGCGTAATGGATCCCCGAAAACCCCGCTCATTACCTTCAGTTGTCCGGTCTCGCAACAGCGGGACCGGTACGGTGACAGTCCCCCCCTGCGAAACAGGAAACGGGGTGGTGCACCCGTCCAGTACTCCGCTGCACACTTCCGGTGATGCATCCGCTCCCCGGCCGGTACGGGTGCTCTACGTTGACGATGAACCGGCGCTCCTGGAACTCGCCCGGCTTTTTCTCGAAAATACCGGCGAATTCAGCGTGGGTACGGTTCTGAGTGTTCCTGATGCAGTAAACGCGCTTGAAAGATACGAGTACGATGCCATTGTTTCCGATTACCTGATGCCTGACTCCGACGGGATAACTTTCCTTAAGAATCTCCGTTACCAGGGCAATGCCATCCCGTTTATCATTTTCACCGGAAGAGGCCAGGAAAACGTTGTCATCGAAGCCCTCAATGCCGGCGCGGATTTCTATATCCAGAAAGGGGAGGATCCCCGGGTCCAGTTTGCGGATCTCGGCAACAAGATCCGGCAGGCAGTACGAAGAAGCACCGCAGAACGCGCCCTTAAGGAGAGCGAGGAGCGGTTCCGGGCCGTAGTAGAAGATCAGACCGAGCTTATCTCCCGGTTCCGGCCTGACGGGACCTTTGTTTTTGTCAACGATGCATTCTGCCGGTATTTCGGGGTATCACGCGAGGAGGTTCTCAACCGCCGGTTTGAGATCCAGATCCCCCGCGAGGATGCCGCACGCGTGGCATCGCACCTGCGATCGCTCTCAGAGAGATGCCCGGTTGCCACGATCGAGCACCGGATTGTTATGCCTGATGGCTGCCTGCGGTGGCAGCAGAGGAACGACCGGGCGCTCTTTGATGAGGCCGGCAATCTTACCGGGTACCAGTCGGTCGGGAGGGATATCTCCGATCTCAAGCTGGCAGAGGAGTCTATCAGGACCTCGCTTGTGGAAAAGAACATGCTCCTGCGCGAGATCCACCATCGCGTCAAGAACAACATGCAGGTGGTCATCGGTCTTTTGCAATTTCAGCTTTCTGCCGTTTCATCCCCGGAGATTGCTCGGATTGTGCTCGATACCGAGACCCGCATCCGCTCTATGGTGCTCATCCACGAACGGCTGTACAATTCTGATGATCTCATCAATATCCCGCTGGAGGCATACATCCGGGACCTTATTGACAGCCTTATCTATACCTACCGGTCAAAAACAACCCTTACCGTAAAATATAATATAGAAAATATTCAGATTGACCAGCCAATGCTGATCCATTTAGGGCTCCTTATCACGGAAGTGGTCTCCAATTCCCTTAAGCACGCGTTTCCCAACCGGGAAACCGGCACGATCCAGCTCTCGTTCCGCCGCAGGGACGATAACAGCCTGATCCTTTCCATCCACGATGACGGTGTTGGCATTCCCGATGCCTGCATCCGGGAGAAACCGGCAACCATGGGCCTCCAGCTCATCTACCTGCTGGGCCGCGACCAGCTCAACGGGAACATCCTGATCGAAGGCAGTAACGGGACAACGTTCACGTTCACCTTTAACCCGTCCCTGACAGAGGAGATCTGA
- a CDS encoding response regulator, with product MAQEKILIVEDEVITAKILEDLLNSLGYSVVARVKTGENAIKTAGKFRPDFVLMDIVLEGTMDGIDAAAEIRKRYGIPVIYLTAFSDDVTIGRAKETDPYGYLVKPFVKETIHSTIQIAAAKKLFDDRIRNASVWLNRTIQILDRGIITIDRDGRIILINAYAEQLTGWSIRDAYLKQLDEVLQFYDAVTDQPFILHITPTLNKGVVSVFPSDVYILSRNGGRQLLRDCVLSPVIDTKGIIIGALVAFSSIDDGRARGEITNTYLKIAQKEPTPEIAVHKEPAAPGNLKSLSSARMNKILEEISDLMHLEQANTLSVMGKFDEAISEYQKALKIRSSNIQAWHNMGVILEKLGRDQEALDAFNKALEINPRSAESLRHKGEVLRKMGRSDESRQAFHQLELYTG from the coding sequence ATGGCTCAGGAAAAGATTCTGATTGTTGAAGATGAGGTCATAACTGCAAAGATCCTCGAGGACCTGCTTAATTCCCTCGGGTATAGCGTCGTAGCCCGGGTAAAGACCGGGGAGAATGCCATAAAAACTGCCGGCAAGTTCCGCCCGGATTTCGTACTGATGGATATCGTGCTCGAAGGGACCATGGATGGTATCGATGCCGCTGCCGAGATCCGGAAACGCTACGGCATCCCGGTCATTTACCTGACGGCTTTTTCCGATGATGTCACCATTGGCCGGGCAAAAGAGACCGATCCGTACGGATATCTGGTCAAGCCGTTTGTCAAGGAGACCATCCATTCCACGATCCAGATTGCTGCCGCAAAGAAACTCTTTGACGACCGTATCCGGAATGCCTCGGTCTGGCTCAACCGTACCATCCAGATCCTGGACCGGGGCATCATCACCATTGACCGCGACGGGCGAATAATCCTGATTAATGCCTATGCAGAACAGCTGACCGGGTGGAGCATCCGTGATGCCTACTTAAAACAGCTTGACGAGGTCCTGCAGTTTTACGATGCAGTCACCGACCAGCCCTTTATCCTCCACATCACCCCTACGCTCAACAAAGGGGTAGTTTCTGTTTTTCCCTCGGATGTCTATATCCTGTCGCGAAACGGGGGCCGGCAGTTACTGCGGGACTGTGTTCTCTCACCCGTAATTGATACCAAGGGGATCATCATCGGCGCTCTTGTAGCATTTTCCTCTATCGACGATGGCCGCGCACGGGGTGAGATTACCAATACCTACTTAAAGATCGCCCAGAAGGAACCCACACCGGAAATAGCAGTTCACAAAGAACCCGCGGCCCCCGGGAACTTAAAATCCCTGTCCTCGGCACGGATGAACAAGATCTTAGAGGAGATAAGCGATCTCATGCATCTGGAACAGGCAAATACCCTCTCGGTCATGGGAAAATTCGATGAAGCAATCTCCGAATACCAGAAAGCGCTGAAGATCCGGTCAAGCAACATCCAGGCCTGGCATAATATGGGCGTAATTCTTGAGAAACTGGGAAGGGACCAGGAAGCCCTGGATGCATTCAACAAGGCTCTGGAGATCAACCCGCGTTCAGCCGAATCACTCCGCCATAAGGGGGAAGTTTTACGGAAAATGGGGAGATCTGATGAATCCCGGCAGGCCTTCCACCAGCTGGAGCTCTACACGGGATAA
- a CDS encoding translation initiation factor IF-5A encodes MKEQTEIGKIKEGRYIVIDEEPCKVVGLATSKPGKHGAAKARIDAVGIFDGVKRSIVSPVSAKTYVPVVERKSGQVISIAGDMAQLMDMKDYSNFEIAIPEDKKGTLEVGKEIMYIESMGKRKLD; translated from the coding sequence ATGAAGGAACAGACTGAAATCGGAAAGATCAAGGAAGGACGTTATATTGTCATCGATGAAGAACCGTGCAAGGTAGTAGGTCTTGCCACCTCAAAGCCCGGGAAACATGGTGCGGCAAAGGCACGGATTGATGCGGTTGGGATCTTTGACGGTGTCAAGCGTTCCATTGTCTCGCCGGTTTCGGCAAAGACCTATGTCCCCGTTGTCGAGCGCAAGAGCGGTCAGGTAATCTCCATTGCCGGCGATATGGCCCAGCTCATGGACATGAAGGACTATTCCAACTTCGAGATTGCTATCCCTGAAGACAAGAAAGGTACCCTTGAAGTCGGAAAAGAGATCATGTACATCGAGTCCATGGGAAAACGCAAACTCGACTAA
- a CDS encoding type 1 glutamine amidotransferase, whose product MKIAIFQHVASEPAGYFETVFFEQEIPFEYVRLYETNEIPDGAKNATHLLFMGGPMSVNDERELPWLVEEKALIRDAVKKDRPVLGICLGAQLIASAFGARVYPYRQETGWCTLTRTPDASGIFSRFPPQFSVFQLHGETFDLPPGARLLCTGETIHHQAFAYKTALGLQFHLELTDTIIREWVKDLDPGIQAAVQKETPRFLADSNRLCRVIAQDFVAKKG is encoded by the coding sequence ATGAAGATCGCCATATTCCAGCATGTTGCCAGTGAACCGGCCGGGTACTTCGAGACGGTCTTTTTTGAACAGGAGATCCCGTTCGAGTACGTCCGGCTGTACGAGACAAACGAGATCCCCGATGGTGCAAAGAATGCCACCCATCTTCTCTTCATGGGTGGGCCCATGAGTGTTAACGACGAGAGGGAACTGCCCTGGCTTGTTGAAGAAAAGGCGCTCATCCGCGACGCGGTAAAGAAAGACCGGCCGGTGCTGGGGATCTGCCTTGGGGCCCAGCTGATCGCGTCGGCTTTTGGCGCCCGGGTATATCCGTACCGTCAGGAGACCGGCTGGTGTACGCTCACCCGTACGCCGGACGCATCCGGCATATTCTCGCGCTTCCCCCCGCAGTTCTCGGTTTTCCAGCTCCACGGTGAGACCTTCGATCTCCCACCCGGCGCCCGCCTGCTCTGCACCGGTGAAACGATACACCACCAGGCATTTGCGTACAAGACCGCACTCGGCCTCCAGTTCCATCTTGAGCTCACGGATACGATCATCAGGGAGTGGGTAAAAGACCTTGACCCGGGGATCCAGGCAGCGGTCCAAAAAGAAACCCCCCGGTTCCTGGCTGATAGCAACCGGCTCTGCCGGGTGATCGCACAGGATTTTGTTGCAAAAAAGGGCTGA
- a CDS encoding homoserine dehydrogenase, whose amino-acid sequence MKAALIGLGSVGRGVLEILANKNLGITITGIADSKSGCIDNAGIDPEVVLKEKQRTGLCGDRRIDAAAVIRNADYEVLIEVTPTNALTGEPALGYIRAALARKKHIVTSNKGPIALAYRDLAGLAQKKEVALRYEATVGGAIPIMHTLQDGLCGNRIVAVHGVLNGTCNYILTRMAAEGLTYEQALLEAREMGYAEADPTYDVKGIDAAIKLVILANTVWDNGVTLADIDITGIDLLTPDALRLAEEGDSTIRLIAEAIPDKKIFRVSPRMIEKSHPLVVEGSLNALTLETDMAKEITLIGKGAGSIETASAIIGDILYIRDHYGKRA is encoded by the coding sequence ATGAAGGCGGCGCTGATCGGGCTTGGCTCGGTGGGACGCGGTGTTCTTGAAATACTTGCCAACAAAAATCTCGGTATCACTATCACCGGGATCGCCGATTCCAAGAGCGGGTGCATCGATAACGCCGGCATTGATCCTGAGGTTGTGCTTAAGGAAAAGCAGAGGACCGGCTTGTGCGGTGACCGCAGGATCGATGCGGCTGCGGTGATCAGGAACGCGGACTATGAGGTTCTTATCGAAGTTACCCCGACCAATGCCCTGACCGGAGAACCGGCTCTTGGGTACATACGGGCAGCCCTGGCACGAAAGAAGCACATTGTCACCTCCAACAAAGGCCCGATTGCCCTTGCTTACCGCGATCTTGCGGGGCTTGCACAGAAGAAAGAAGTGGCGCTCCGGTACGAGGCTACGGTTGGCGGGGCAATCCCGATCATGCATACACTCCAAGACGGCCTGTGCGGGAACAGGATTGTCGCGGTCCATGGGGTTCTCAACGGAACCTGCAATTACATCCTTACCCGTATGGCTGCCGAGGGACTCACCTACGAACAGGCACTGCTGGAGGCTCGGGAGATGGGATATGCCGAGGCCGATCCCACCTACGATGTAAAAGGGATCGATGCTGCTATAAAACTCGTCATCCTAGCAAATACGGTCTGGGACAATGGTGTCACGCTTGCCGATATTGATATCACCGGCATCGACCTCCTCACCCCGGACGCCCTGCGCTTGGCTGAGGAAGGGGACAGCACCATCCGCCTGATCGCTGAGGCCATCCCGGATAAGAAAATATTCCGGGTCTCGCCGCGCATGATCGAAAAAAGCCACCCTCTCGTAGTCGAAGGATCGCTGAATGCGCTCACCCTCGAGACCGACATGGCAAAGGAGATCACGCTGATTGGAAAAGGTGCCGGATCGATCGAGACGGCGAGTGCGATTATCGGAGATATCCTGTATATCCGCGACCATTATGGCAAGCGTGCTTGA
- a CDS encoding sensor histidine kinase, translating into MVPETFSRGPAGDDGVYQLMFELSRDAVLNIEPFSGEISACNTASIQLFQASGKEELLAKNLLDLSPASQPDGQTSAQKAALVYEKALQSGQIAFSWRCRRCTGQEFPASVLVTSVETEGHKTLWVTIRDTSAMEHLRETHQATREQLAAAEEELRARYNELQNVENELRASETKYRMLAENTYDILYSIDPKGLFTYVGPQVARYGFTPMDFISHSIWEFIEEGDRKRIRAEAEKVFSSDKPIRAAFRVRNRAGTIVWLEDTSTLLKDPAGNIVARTGVLRDITEQKENEERIRKSEELYHSLAETSQDLIYVIDSDDRIEYVNSYAAASLGKTYHEIINMERCTIFPPGAGTSQCDYLQRVFVTGRPERHEGQIPFPEGTRWFDHALTPLKNPDGTVRAVLCVSRDITGLKETEKALTASLEAKDALLREIHHRVKNNMQVVIGLLHFQASTVSSPEIARIVLDTETRIRSMVLIHERLYKSDDFINVSLETYLRDLVNSLIHAYGTKTYINVEYSIDKIQIDQSTLLHLGLLITEVISNSIRHAFPGRSIGTISISFHRGENNGLTLCIHDDGIGIPESCMRGKASTVGLALIYLLGHDQLDGKIRIERDMGTTFTFTFHYALQKEEN; encoded by the coding sequence ATGGTGCCGGAAACATTTTCCCGGGGCCCGGCCGGCGATGACGGGGTTTACCAGCTGATGTTTGAGCTCTCGCGGGACGCAGTCTTAAACATCGAACCGTTCTCCGGTGAGATTTCGGCATGCAACACTGCATCGATCCAGCTCTTCCAGGCCTCCGGCAAAGAAGAGCTACTAGCAAAAAATCTTCTTGACCTCTCCCCGGCTTCCCAGCCGGACGGGCAGACCTCTGCCCAGAAAGCTGCGCTCGTCTACGAGAAGGCTCTCCAGAGCGGGCAGATCGCGTTTTCCTGGAGGTGCCGGCGCTGCACGGGCCAGGAATTCCCTGCATCGGTCCTGGTTACCAGCGTAGAAACAGAAGGACACAAAACCCTCTGGGTCACGATCCGGGATACGTCCGCAATGGAACACCTCAGGGAAACCCACCAGGCAACCCGGGAGCAGCTGGCAGCGGCCGAGGAAGAATTACGGGCCCGGTACAATGAGCTCCAGAACGTGGAAAACGAACTGCGCGCCTCGGAGACCAAATACCGGATGCTTGCCGAGAATACCTATGATATCCTCTATTCCATAGACCCGAAGGGACTTTTCACGTATGTCGGGCCGCAGGTTGCCCGGTACGGGTTTACGCCCATGGATTTTATCTCCCACAGTATCTGGGAATTTATCGAGGAAGGGGACCGGAAAAGGATACGGGCGGAGGCAGAAAAGGTCTTTTCCTCGGATAAGCCGATCCGGGCTGCCTTCCGCGTAAGGAACCGTGCGGGCACTATCGTCTGGCTTGAGGATACCAGTACCCTCTTAAAAGACCCGGCCGGGAACATCGTTGCCCGGACCGGGGTCCTCCGGGATATCACCGAACAAAAAGAGAACGAGGAACGGATCCGCAAAAGTGAGGAGCTGTATCATTCCCTTGCAGAAACCTCGCAGGACCTTATCTATGTGATCGACTCCGACGACCGGATTGAATATGTCAACAGTTACGCCGCGGCTTCGCTGGGGAAAACCTACCATGAGATCATCAACATGGAGCGGTGCACGATCTTTCCCCCGGGTGCCGGGACCAGCCAGTGTGATTACCTGCAGCGGGTTTTTGTTACCGGAAGACCTGAGCGTCACGAAGGCCAGATCCCGTTTCCGGAAGGTACCCGCTGGTTCGATCACGCCCTCACGCCGCTAAAAAACCCGGATGGGACAGTCCGGGCGGTCCTGTGTGTCTCCCGTGATATCACCGGGCTCAAGGAGACCGAAAAGGCCCTCACTGCGTCGCTGGAAGCAAAGGATGCCCTCCTGCGGGAGATCCACCATCGGGTCAAGAACAACATGCAGGTAGTAATCGGGCTGCTTCATTTCCAGGCATCTACCGTCTCCTCTCCAGAGATAGCCCGGATCGTACTTGATACCGAGACCCGGATCCGCTCCATGGTGCTCATCCACGAACGGCTGTACAAATCAGACGATTTCATCAATGTCAGCCTGGAGACCTACCTGCGGGATCTGGTCAACAGCCTGATCCACGCCTACGGGACAAAAACCTACATCAATGTTGAATATTCCATTGACAAGATCCAGATCGACCAGTCCACCCTGCTTCACCTGGGACTGCTCATTACCGAAGTTATCTCCAATTCCATCCGGCATGCATTTCCCGGCCGGAGTATCGGGACCATATCCATTTCGTTCCACCGCGGGGAAAATAACGGCCTTACCCTTTGCATCCATGATGACGGGATCGGGATCCCTGAATCCTGTATGCGGGGGAAGGCGTCGACTGTAGGCCTTGCGCTCATCTACCTGCTGGGTCACGACCAGCTGGACGGGAAGATCCGGATTGAACGGGATATGGGAACCACGTTTACCTTTACGTTTCACTATGCGCTGCAAAAGGAGGAAAATTAA
- a CDS encoding archaellin/type IV pilin N-terminal domain-containing protein, which produces MSSFKHKDEGFTGLEAAIVLIAFVVVAAVFSYVVLGAGFFTTQKAQQTVHTSVEQSSSTLEIVGNVYGTNSAATGAPGDTVKFINFSMALAPGGTPIDFSKVVLVYSNETQVVTLTNSTSLTPPTEPSTTAANTWSVNSVQNSPSSTASLLLQPNEQFGISCYVPGIPANDQFTIEVRPSIGAAFSITRTVPAAVNAVNILY; this is translated from the coding sequence ATGAGTTCGTTCAAACATAAAGATGAAGGATTCACCGGCCTTGAGGCAGCGATTGTGCTGATTGCATTCGTTGTCGTCGCGGCGGTGTTCTCGTATGTAGTACTCGGCGCCGGGTTCTTCACGACGCAGAAGGCACAGCAGACTGTACACACCAGTGTCGAGCAGTCCAGTTCGACCTTGGAGATAGTAGGAAATGTGTATGGTACAAATTCCGCTGCAACCGGAGCACCAGGAGATACGGTTAAGTTTATCAACTTTAGCATGGCCTTAGCTCCCGGCGGAACTCCCATTGACTTTTCAAAAGTGGTTCTGGTTTATAGTAATGAGACCCAAGTCGTCACCCTGACAAACTCAACAAGTCTGACTCCGCCCACAGAACCGTCGACTACTGCAGCAAATACATGGTCGGTTAACAGTGTTCAAAATAGCCCGTCGAGTACCGCATCCCTGTTGCTCCAGCCAAACGAGCAGTTCGGCATTAGCTGTTATGTTCCCGGCATTCCCGCGAATGATCAGTTTACCATTGAGGTCAGGCCATCAATTGGAGCTGCCTTCAGTATAACGCGGACTGTTCCCGCCGCTGTAAATGCAGTGAACATCCTCTATTAA
- a CDS encoding amino acid-binding protein translates to MKLEMKDSPGQLVAALKPISEVGGNIIAVIHHRDPESTSRTLNVQIVLALPEGRLDTLVELLKEQGVHIQRIGKERLLYKRTVILIGHLMHTNLSDTVDQIDSTGFAEVCEISMGMPEINERSTSRVTLKATNRADMDAAVAILRKVASQKSLLLIEPLEESA, encoded by the coding sequence ATGAAACTGGAGATGAAAGACTCACCCGGACAACTGGTTGCAGCCCTCAAACCGATCTCGGAAGTCGGAGGAAACATCATTGCGGTCATCCACCACCGGGACCCGGAATCCACCAGCCGTACCCTTAACGTCCAGATCGTGCTCGCGCTTCCCGAGGGCCGGCTGGATACGCTGGTGGAACTCTTAAAAGAACAGGGAGTCCATATCCAGAGGATCGGAAAAGAGCGCCTGCTGTACAAGCGGACGGTGATCCTGATAGGCCATCTCATGCACACCAACCTTTCTGATACGGTCGACCAGATCGATTCCACGGGGTTTGCCGAGGTCTGCGAGATCTCCATGGGCATGCCTGAGATCAATGAACGCTCGACATCCCGGGTCACGCTCAAGGCCACCAACCGGGCGGACATGGATGCCGCGGTTGCCATCCTGCGCAAGGTTGCATCACAGAAGTCACTGCTCCTTATTGAGCCGCTGGAGGAATCCGCATGA
- a CDS encoding bifunctional fructose-bisphosphatase/inositol-phosphate phosphatase has translation MNFFSACNEMASCVREKIGPYVGTPAGGEVIRMGADRTPTEKIDQVAEDCVLGFLREHELCSILISEEAGRVPLEGGKGTIFLDPVDGTYNAVTGIPFYAISLAWAQDGIVEKAFVRDLASGDTFTAVRGKFARCNNKPLHVSATSRLDRCAMSIYGRKFDPTRMMQLGHKIRRWRLFGASALELCYVGAGRIDGFVDLRGTLRVTDAAAGMLICTEAGGTVSDLNGAPLDFPEEVTVGRCMVATNGVLHHKVIEYLR, from the coding sequence ATGAATTTCTTTTCTGCCTGCAATGAGATGGCTTCCTGTGTACGGGAAAAGATAGGGCCGTATGTAGGCACACCTGCCGGAGGAGAAGTGATCCGGATGGGCGCGGACCGGACACCAACCGAGAAGATAGATCAGGTTGCCGAAGACTGTGTTCTCGGATTCCTCCGCGAACACGAGCTCTGTTCAATCCTCATCAGCGAGGAGGCTGGGAGGGTACCCCTGGAGGGGGGAAAAGGAACGATCTTCCTTGACCCGGTAGATGGCACTTACAACGCGGTAACCGGCATCCCGTTCTATGCCATATCCCTTGCATGGGCACAGGACGGGATCGTGGAAAAGGCATTTGTCCGGGATCTGGCATCGGGAGATACGTTTACCGCTGTACGGGGAAAATTTGCCCGGTGCAATAACAAACCCCTTCATGTGTCTGCCACCTCCCGCCTGGACCGGTGTGCCATGAGCATCTATGGCCGCAAATTTGACCCGACCCGGATGATGCAGCTCGGCCACAAAATCCGGCGCTGGCGCCTGTTTGGCGCCTCTGCACTTGAACTCTGCTATGTGGGGGCCGGGCGGATTGACGGTTTTGTCGATCTCCGGGGAACACTCCGCGTGACCGATGCAGCGGCAGGTATGCTTATCTGTACCGAAGCCGGGGGAACAGTATCCGATTTAAATGGCGCCCCACTTGATTTTCCTGAAGAGGTGACCGTCGGAAGGTGCATGGTGGCGACAAACGGTGTGCTGCACCACAAAGTGATCGAGTACCTGCGGTGA